TGGAACACTTTCTTCACTCTTCAAAGGGACACTTTGTGAGGCTCTTGACCCCATATCTCCAGTTTTTGAACTCTTCAGAGGCTTCAGTATGTTCGAGTTTTACTCTGGACTAACTTTTGGACTCCACTTTTTGCACCTTATTTATTTGAGCAGTTCAATCTTTTATTGGATATAAGCCTTTATAACGTGCTgagatttttttgtttctttgttgatGTCTcgtcataaaaagtaaaaaaacagcaacaataacaacaacaacaacatcagttAAATAAATGTATCTCTAAATTTAAAAAGTTGCACATTTGCATTTCCCCCTTTCAAGGTTGGACAAACATATAACTCCTTTTGACTTGTGgctgttgtcttggtggcttccctcacttgtgtccTTTTTGCAGTCACTAAATTTTTGAGAACCTCTTtcttcagacagatttaccacatggTGTCATATTGTTTTATAAATCCTTGATCCATGAATATATTTTATTAGAGCATATAAAAGCTGCTCAGAAAGATCCAAACAGGTTATAAAGACAAAGACAGGACATACAAAGTATTAGAGAACATTTTGTAAATGGGATGAAAAACTGTAAACCATAATTCTCTAAGGCCCAAATCTGTCTCTGTTATATGTTAGCCAGTCTGTTGGGTGAAAAACTCAAAACCGACACACTGTTTGTTTGCCAGTTTTTTCCATGCAACATATAAAATTGCCTGAATATTTACACTACAATTTTTAAAAGCAAAATTTTAACTGTTTCTTTAAATTACATTCTAAATCCTGTCGCTCACAACAGAGTTTCAgagctcatgctaatgttagcatgttaACTTCACTTCTTGTGACACAAGTGACTTtttatgctaatgttagcatgctaTCATCACATTGTGTGACACTTGTAACCTTTCAAGGCACATGAATGATTAATTAACCAAACTGTTTGTGAATCACATCTTAAAATGCTCTGCTGAACATATTACCTCATGGGAAATGATTAAAAAGAGAAATGTCTTAAAGTACAATATTATAAAATACCATCAGTGGTTACAGTGTGTGTTTACTTTCTGCACAGTAAACTGACACCTACACAGCAAAAGCAGAAGTTCAGAATTCAAACCCACAAtgttgtttttcacacaaagtgTGTGTACGTTGCCGCAGAGTGGCGTGGTGTCCAAGTGGTTCATGCACCTGCTTCTCAaacaaaaggttcctggttcaaggccacctgtcATCATTCTCCATATAATTTGGAGTTGTATCAGAAAGGGAATGggatgagaggtgctgcaaagagaaatgtgtAAAACTGTCCAaacataggtgcgccaagcttgtggcgtcatattcaagaagacttgaggctgtaatgtgcgccaaaggtgcatcaacaaagcattgagcaaagggtgtgaagacttatgtacacatgatttcttagttttttatttataataaatgagcaaaaaaaaacaaaaaactttttatgctgtcattatggggtgttgtgagtagaatctgAAGGGAaagattaatttactccattatggaataagactgtaacagaacaaaatgtggaacaaacTGAAGTTCTGTGAAtagtttctgaatgcactgtatatgCATACACTGATTAATACATACATACGTAGGAAAGCAAAATGTCCCATATTGTGATGTTTAACACTGAGGAATCGTAATAGATGCAGCCTATGGCAACCCTGCATCTGTAAGAAAATCTTTTACTGTGTGTAGTGGGGTGTAAATTTGTCAATTTGTTATAGAAAGCCCCATCAGTATTCGATGCAAGATGCATACACTTATACATTCAGAGAGGGGAGGATGATCATAGAATGACGCGTACTGTAATGTTGAATACTCAGGAACCATAATACATACAGCCTTTTGCAACCCTGCATCATCTGTAAGATAATCATTTACTGTGTGTagtaattccagaacccacccacATATGTGTGCCATATGTGTGTAAATCGGACTGAAAAACTTCAATTTTGACCTTTAACCTCAATGATCTTGATAGAATTGTCTTGTGGTAAAACAAACCTTAAAAGGCAGTTTGGGGGTGCCGTGTTACCAGTCAGTTTACGCTGCTGTCCTCACTTGTGGCCATGAACTTTGGGTActgaatgaaagaaaaaaggtCAGAAACAAGGTTCCTtcatcgggtatctgggcttaactCCTGGACAGCATGAAAAACTCCAATAGTTGATTGATTTGCATGTTTGATGGTGGGTGGAACCAACATGTGATGAGGTTCACGACCTGATGAACCACATTCATTCTCTGGTGTATTTACAGAGTGCAAAACTCAACTGTGGATGCTTGTTGGGACAATTTTGAAAGTTTACTACATATACAAAATAACTAGAAGATTCTTTTAATTGGTGGAGATTTTAAAATGGATTTTTTCCCCCCACCCATTTAAATGGAGGATTCTTTCCGATTTCTTAGATACATTATTTGTACGGTTCCTTTTTCCCCTGATTTCACATCCAGTCAGGATCACCCCTTCTTGTGCCACATTAATTGACAATATCATCAGACATGAAATCGAGCACATTGTTCAAACTGGTTTATTGATAAATGACATCAGTGATCATCTGCCTGTTTTTACTTTCTTTGGTTTACAGCCAACAAAATATGAGATCTTAAATCAGCCACATACTTCCGAGTCAGAAGTGAGAAAACAATTCACGAATTCAGAGGTGAACTTTTAAAGCAAGACGGGTCTGGATTTTATGTCGCTGATGTGAATGAAGTTCTTAGTTACTAACTTTGTTAAGTTCGTATCTTTGGTGCTTttgaaattgagtaatcagtaaagtaactaagttactttttcaaggagtaatcactaatcagtaattggattacttttcaaagtaactttggcaacactgtttaCACAGTTAGTGAACATGATGACATGATGACACCATCTGACATGCTTCCAAAAAAAGGTCTCTGCTTTGCTCCATTGCATCACTTATTTCACTGTGTGTTGTTTGTGGACTGGCTCATCCTGAGTCGCTCTACAATCTTTCTTTACTATCCCAGTGTTTCTTTGTAacattgaacattttaaaatccaTTCTCCTTTATTAGTGCTGAAACACTCCTCTTACTGGAATCATCTCATGTTTCACACAGTATTTCCTTGTTCCCTTCATTGAGCGTCATGTTTGATGATGGGTGTAACCAACATGTGACGAGGTGCAAGACCTGATGAACCACATTTTCTGGAGATCTTTCAGTCCGTGAACAACACATGATCAGTGCTACATTATTTCAGAGAACAGACTGCTTGAAGTGAAGCTGTTTGATGCTCACTGAGGAGAAATGGCACAAGGAGGAATTCAGCTGGACCAAGAAGCACTTTGCTGTTCGATCTGTCTGGATCTACTGAAGGACCCAGTGACTATTCCCTGTGGACACAGTTACTGCATGAACTGTATTCGAAATTTATGGGACAGACATTATCAGACGAGAACTCACAGCTGTCCTCAGTGTCGGCAGACTTTCACAGTGAGGCCTGTCCTGGTGAAAAACACCATGTTAGCACATTTAGTGGAGGAGTTGAAGAATATTGGACTCCAAGCTGCTCCTGTTGATCACTGCTACGCTGGACCTGAAGATGTTTCCTGTGATTTGTGCACTGGGAGAAAACTAAAAGCCTTCAAGTCCTGTCTGGTGTGTTTGGTCTCTTACTGTGAGAAACACCTCCAGCCTCACTATGATGTCGCTCCATTAAAGAAACACAAGCTGGTGGAGCCCttaaagaacctccagcagaacatctGCAGTCATCACAACGAGGTGATGAAGATGTTCTGTCGTACTGATCAGCAGTGTATCTGTTATCTCTGCTCTGTGGATGAACATAAAGGTCACGACACGGTGTCAGCTGCTGCACAAAGGACCAAGAGGCAGAGAGAGGTCGAGGTGAGACGACAGCAAATCCAGGAGAGAATCCAGATCAGAGGTGAGGAGGTGAAGGTCGTCCAACGAGATGTGGATCCCATCAGTCACTCTGCTGATAAAGCGGTGGGGGACAGTGAGAAGATGTTCACAGGTCTGATCCAACTCATTGACAAAAGATCTGATGTGAAGCAGCAGATCAGGTCTCAGCAGAAAATCGAAACGAGTCGAGTCCAAGATCTTCAGGAGAAGCTGGAGCAGGAGATCAGTGATCTGAGGAGGAAAGAAGCTGAGCTTCATCAGCTTTCACAATCAGAGGATCACAaccagtttctccaaaaatacccCTCACTGACATGCCTTCCTGAAGATGCAGACTCACCCAGAATCCAAACACGTCCTCTGAGGTACTTTGAGGATGTGACGGCGGccgtgtcaaaggtcaaagtcaagttACAGGACATTGTGAGTGAGGAACAGATGCAGATCTCACGTGCACAGACTGAAGTGGATGTTTTACTGCCAGAAGCAGAACCAAAACTCAGAACTGATTTCTTCAAATATTCATGTGAAATCACACTGGATCCTAATACAGCAAAGAAATATCTGATATTATCTGaaggaaacagaaaaataaaaccagtggAGCAAAAACAGTGTTATTCTGATCATCCAGGTAGATTTAATGATTGGTGGCAGGTCCTGAGCAGAGAGAGTCTGAGTGGACGTTGTTACTGGGAGGTGGAGTGGAACGGGAAGGGAGTTTCTGTTGCAGTTACATACAAGAATATTAAGAGAACAGGATCCAAGAGACAATGTGTATTTGGCAACAATCAGATATCCTGGGCATTACATTATTATGGCAGTGGttattatttcagaaataagCGTATCCAGACTCCAGTCTCAGGTCGTCTGTCGTCCAGACTCGGAGTGTATCTGGATCACAGTGCAGGTCTTCTGTCCTTCTACAGCGTCTCTAAAACCATGACTCTCCTCCACAGAGTCCAGACCACATTCACTCAGCCGCTCCATGTTGGACTTGCGGTTCATAATTTTGGAGACACTGCTGAGATCTGTGAGCTCAAATAGAGGAAATTATTTTCAGATCAAGTCTGATGACACCAAACGATACAACACTGAAACCAAACACTGAcaatattcacaccaaaccaatacaacacaatttttattttcacCGGTTTTGCCTCaaaaaaatgcacaataaaataTAATGTCATCTGCTGCAGATTTATTTAAGATGTTTGATCATCGTCGTCACATTGTGGCATCTGTCAGCTGAGGAGGCAGAAAGTCTACAACAACAAGATCAGTCTTTTCCTGATTTACTGTGCGTTTCACAACCAAAGAACACTTAATGTAAATGTATGACGTTACCGATAGCAACCACTTTAATCACCATCCTGGTTTAGTTTTTTCTCTATTTGTGAGTTTTTGAATTGCTAGAACCTTAAATGACAAAGCTAAAGGTTTAACTTCATCAAAATGTGTTTGcatcattttatttcttttttctttcttcagaAGTGTGTGACATTATTGTTTCATTTCACACATTTacattctttgtgtgtgtgtttgtgtgtgtatgtgaaatGTGAACATTTAACAACAGTACAAGAATGAATAAAGGTTTTTAAAGTATTATTTTGTTTCATTCAGTTAGTTTCATCACATAAAGTTCTATTTTACAGAaataagatgatatttcaatttgCCCAGACAATTTCAATATCTGTAAGCTCGATCCGAGCAGATGCTTTGGAATACATAAAATGTGACAGgacatgaatgcagcatcagaAAACGTTTCGGATTTTGTggtaaaacaaccaaaaaaaaaacttcattcagCTTCATTATGTTTGCTGTAAAACTTTCAAATAATTTCATAACTATTCAGTCTGCATCATCTGTGTGAAGACACCAGCTGCTGATCATTAATAGCAGTTAGCATGTAAGCTAATGGCTGACCCACTGCGCTCTTTGAACTCTCGTTATTACGTGCCATGTGTTGAGGACGTACAACTGTAACACTGAGGCACAAAGTCGACATGGAGTTCCCCACGAATCATTAAATCTGAACTGAGGTGAAATTTCAACTGAGCATCTGTTTTGTATTTCAGGGTGTTTTGCTTTTCAGCCCTCTAAAGGAATTCAGTTCAATGACTCAGCACTATTTGTGCATATATGAACACTCCAACCCGATTCAGACCTCCTTATAACAGACCAAACTGA
The sequence above is drawn from the Thalassophryne amazonica chromosome 21, fThaAma1.1, whole genome shotgun sequence genome and encodes:
- the LOC117502580 gene encoding tripartite motif-containing protein 16-like isoform X1, which produces MAQGGIQLDQEALCCSICLDLLKDPVTIPCGHSYCMNCIRNLWDRHYQTRTHSCPQCRQTFTVRPVLVKNTMLAHLVEELKNIGLQAAPVDHCYAGPEDVSCDLCTGRKLKAFKSCLVCLVSYCEKHLQPHYDVAPLKKHKLVEPLKNLQQNICSHHNEVMKMFCRTDQQCICYLCSVDEHKGHDTVSAAAQRTKRQREVEVRRQQIQERIQIRGEEVKVVQRDVDPISHSADKAVGDSEKMFTGLIQLIDKRSDVKQQIRSQQKIETSRVQDLQEKLEQEISDLRRKEAELHQLSQSEDHNQFLQKYPSLTCLPEDADSPRIQTRPLRYFEDVTAAVSKVKVKLQDIVSEEQMQISRAQTEVDVLLPEAEPKLRTDFFKYSCEITLDPNTAKKYLILSEGNRKIKPVEQKQCYSDHPGRFNDWWQVLSRESLSGRCYWEVEWNGKGVSVAVTYKNIKRTGSKRQCVFGNNQISWALHYYGSGYYFRNKRIQTPVSGRLSSRLGVYLDHSAGLLSFYSVSKTMTLLHRVLLETLLRSVSSNRGNYFQIKSDDTKRYNTETKH
- the LOC117502580 gene encoding tripartite motif-containing protein 16-like isoform X2, whose product is MAQGGIQLDQEALCCSICLDLLKDPVTIPCGHSYCMNCIRNLWDRHYQTRTHSCPQCRQTFTVRPVLVKNTMLAHLVEELKNIGLQAAPVDHCYAGPEDVSCDLCTGRKLKAFKSCLVCLVSYCEKHLQPHYDVAPLKKHKLVEPLKNLQQNICSHHNEVMKMFCRTDQQCICYLCSVDEHKGHDTVSAAAQRTKRQREVEVRRQQIQERIQIRGEEVKVVQRDVDPISHSADKAVGDSEKMFTGLIQLIDKRSDVKQQIRSQQKIETSRVQDLQEKLEQEISDLRRKEAELHQLSQSEDHNQFLQKYPSLTCLPEDADSPRIQTRPLRYFEDVTAAVSKVKVKLQDIVSEEQMQISRAQTEVDVLLPEAEPKLRTDFFKYSCEITLDPNTAKKYLILSEGNRKIKPVEQKQCYSDHPGRFNDWWQVLSRESLSGRCYWEVEWNGKGVSVAVTYKNIKRTGSKRQCVFGNNQISWALHYYGSGYYFRNKRIQTPVSGRLSSRLGVYLDHSAGLLSFYSVSKTMTLLHRVQTTFTQPLHVGLAVHNFGDTAEICELK